From the genome of Candidatus Binatia bacterium:
CCATCGTTCCGGAGCACTATCGCAATGAGGTGTTGGCCATGCTGCGTAGCGGGGCCTTACCCGACCTGTGCATCTCGCGCCCGAAGCACCGGCTGCAGTGGGGTATCGAGCTGCCATTCGATCGCAACTACGTCGCCTACGTCTGGTGGGATGCGCTGATCAATTACGTCAGCGCGCTGCGGGCGCATGGAGAAGAGACCTTCGAAGCCATGTGGCCGGTGGCCCATCACGTGATGGCAAAGGACATCCTGAAACAGCACGGCATCTTTTGGCCGACTATGCTGATGGCGATGGGGTTGCCGTTGTTCAAGCGCTTGCTGGTCCACGGCTACTGGGTTCGTGGCGAGAGCAAGATGTCCAAGAGCCTGGGCAACGTCATCCGGCCGCTGGACATGAAGGCGCGCTACGGGATGGATGCGTTGCGCTACTTCCTGTTGCGCGAGATGGCTTTTGGGCAGGACGCCGTGTTCAGCGAAGACGCCTTCATCACCCGCGTCAACGCCGATCTGGCCAACAATCTCGGCAATCTCGTGAGCCGTACACTCTCCATGCAACAGCGCTACTTCGACGGCGTCGTCCAAGCGCAGGGGGCGCCGACAGCGGACGACGAGGCGCTGCAAGCCGTCTTCGCGGAAGCGTACAGCGAGGTGCCCCGGTTGACGGACGAACTGGCGTTTCACCATGCCCTCGAAACGCTGTGGCGCGCCCTCGATCACGTGAACAAGTACATCGTGGTGACGGCCCCGTTCACGCTGGCCAAGGATCCGGCGCAGCGACCACGCGTTGGGGCCATTCTGCATCAGCTTCTCGAGGCGCTGCGGGCGACGGCCTTGCTGCTCATGTGGTCGTTACCTGAAACCAGCACCCGCATCTTCGAACTCCTCGGGCTGGAACCGATCGCGGCTTTGCCGCCCGATCTTTCCTGGGGCCGGAACTTTTCTCCGGCGCATCGCACCCAGCCGGCAGTCGTCCTTTTCCCGCGCATCGAAACCGGCGCGAAGCCTTGAAATGAGTCCAGCGGCCCTGC
Proteins encoded in this window:
- the metG gene encoding methionine--tRNA ligase, with the translated sequence MDRFYVTTPIYYINAEPHLGHTYTTVIADTLARFHRARGHRTFFTTGTDEHGDKIAAAATAAGEAPRAYADRLSRLFRDTWDTCGFRYDHFVRTTDECHVRTVQEFLSRVHAQGDIYFSRYGGLYCTGCERFYTEKELVDGKCPDHLTPPTFIEEENYFFRMTKYQAQWIAHLEKHPDTIVPEHYRNEVLAMLRSGALPDLCISRPKHRLQWGIELPFDRNYVAYVWWDALINYVSALRAHGEETFEAMWPVAHHVMAKDILKQHGIFWPTMLMAMGLPLFKRLLVHGYWVRGESKMSKSLGNVIRPLDMKARYGMDALRYFLLREMAFGQDAVFSEDAFITRVNADLANNLGNLVSRTLSMQQRYFDGVVQAQGAPTADDEALQAVFAEAYSEVPRLTDELAFHHALETLWRALDHVNKYIVVTAPFTLAKDPAQRPRVGAILHQLLEALRATALLLMWSLPETSTRIFELLGLEPIAALPPDLSWGRNFSPAHRTQPAVVLFPRIETGAKP